In a genomic window of Ptiloglossa arizonensis isolate GNS036 chromosome 12, iyPtiAriz1_principal, whole genome shotgun sequence:
- the Sting gene encoding transmembrane protein sting codes for MNTYTNNKLRLYVTSCIGVVILLIGMCIQVTDNDNNPIFIKYLLLIVFVFNIVLMIDILIQFCQYVMHLLFTNCYNINTMTATKSSFRFDETTSVLSIYLIIFISLTIGKSDQEIKVNLLNRKIQNIVLLCTPWILFLWMFLKIIDFNNQCEENISTINLMQGLDYGTGMAYNYYYGYLRLILPSTGTFNKGLIEKIENIEDSHNITIATHKLFILIPSSSHIPPDLKEVAYQWMESAIDLEEEIRDRAGIKRRSYHNNVYKIYPGGKKLNSKVVYVVVEGATPLLTFFEVQKHAHPETTVYQKYRKDIINKFYNKLKELINNDPECANLCELIYYDDYDNDGIKTNVAKVILQKLSEICDSKSG; via the coding sequence atgaatacctACACGAATAATAAACTAAGGTTATATGTGACGAGTTGCATTGGTGTTGTAATTCTTTTAATAGGGATGTGTATACAAGTGACAGATAATGACAATAAtccaatttttatcaaatatctATTACTTATTGTATTTGTTTTCAATATAGTGCTTATGATtgatattttaatacaattttgtcAATATGTAATGCACTTATTGTTTACAAATTGTTACAATATAAACACCATGACTGCAACAAAAAGTAGTTTTCGGTTCGATGAAACTACATCAGTTCTcagtatttatttaataatttttatcagTCTAACTATTGGTAAAAGTGATCAAGAGATAAAAGTTAATCTTTTAAACAGAAAGATACAAAACATTGTATTATTATGTACACCttggattttatttttatggatgttcttgaaaattattgattttaatAATCAATGTGAAGAAAATATCTCCACTATTAATTTAATGCAAGGTTTAGATTATGGAACTGGTATggcatataattattattatgggTACTTAAGACTTATACTTCCTTCAACAGGTACCTTTAATAAAGGTCTgattgaaaaaatagaaaatattgaggACAGTCATAATATAACAATAGCTACTCATAAACTATTCATTTTGATTCCCTCATCATCACACATTCCACCAGATTTAAAGGAAGTTGCTTATCAATGGATGGAAAGTGCAATTGATTTAGAGGAAGAAATACGTGATCGAGCAGGAATAAAAAGACGATCGTATCATAacaatgtatataaaatttatcctggtggaaaaaaattaaattcaaaagtCGTATATGTAGTGGTTGAAGGTGCCACACCATTATTAACTTTCTTTGAAGTTCAGAAACATGCCCATCCTGAGACTACAGTTTACCAGAAATATCGCAAAgatattataaacaaattttataacaaattgaaagaattaataaacAATGACCCTGAATGTGCTAATTTATgcgaattaatttattatgatGATTATGATAATGATGGTATTAAAACTAATGTTGCAAAAGTTATTCTCCAGAAGTTGTCTGAAATTTGTGATTCAAAATCTGGTTAA
- the LOC143153057 gene encoding macoilin-1 isoform X2: MKRRNVECGKLRRPLKRNKLTEGIYGSTLLYLKFLLLWATVILADFILEFRFEFLWPFWLLLRSVYDSCKYQGLAFSVFFICIALTSDMICFFFIPVHWLFFAASTYVWVQYVWHTDKGVCLPTVMLWLLFLYIEAAIRLRDLRHMPFHLDLCRPFAAHCIGYPVVTLGFGFKSYIGYRMRQRKQKDVAKENEFYLQLLQQALPLEQQTTLQQIQQVQSQAHITASLEQHVKTQSNKLCPQYNPSPEKSRGSNNNSAEVGIQNGSLHIGTQITTQAQNVTTKNNHRKSLDKGEKQEEQHNKHNITNISQSDKNDKRFIHTNGSTVTHNDIQFIERVGSVNDFDANEIEKDKFVKGGNCGHTTMKSQSNGSVTGKWNNIKESRESSSTVNTQRERKTRQVKASVDNISEQQKQQDDYCQRLLVCRRLEADIKRLKSDLQSSRQVEQELRSQINTLQNGERQTKGDIQQLQHDNDQLQSKLHGLVTARQLDKQTMSSLEKRIAEERKQRTSCEASLVSERRARRAAEEARSTVPPPPPPLIRQECTDTCKTRRTQMEQDLKNLRRELKTKDERCSALEKDVTRCKENHKESEILLGALNALQDKTAHLEDSLSAETRIKLDLFSALGEAKRQLEIRENVIRSQEKEMETLKAKIAQDLAVMPQDTFGPAPTCATSKLRLNNEVRVAGTKIRSNESPCPGCTVSNLDPNATAYTPKNSLIASTEA; the protein is encoded by the exons atgaagagaagaaatgtcgAGTGCGGTAAGCTTCGGAGGCCCTTGAAACGCAACAAGCTCACCGAGGGAATCTACGGAAG TACATTACTTTATCTAAAATTTCTTCTACTATGGGCCACGGTAATTTTGGCAGACTTCATTTTAGAATTCCGTTTTGAATTTTtgtggccattttggttacttCTCAGAAGTGTTTACGATTCTTGTAAATATCAAGGTTTG GCCTTCtctgtattttttatttgtattgcACTTACATCAGATATGATTTGTTTCTTCTTCATACCAGTACATTGGTTATTTTTTGCTGCTAGCACCTATGTTTGGGTACAATATGTTTGGCATACAG ACAAAGGTGTGTGCCTACCAACTGTGATGCTATGGTTATTATTTCTATACATAGAAGCAGCAATTCGGTTAAGAGATTTAAGGCATATGCCTTTTCACTTGGACCTCTGTCGACCATTTGCAGCACATTG CATTGGTTATCCTGTAGTTACATTAGGTTTTGGTTTCAAAAGCTACATAGGCTACAGAATGAGACAG AGAAAACAAAAAGACGTAGCAAAAGAAAATGAATTCTATCTACAATTATTGCAGCAAGCACTGCCTCTAGAACAACAAACTACACTGCAACAGATTCAGCAAGTTCAATCACAAGCCCATATTACTGCATCGTTAGAGCAACATGTTAAAACACAATCTAATAAATTATGTCCACAGTACAATCCAAGTCCTGAAAAAAGCAGAG gAAGCAATAATAACTCTGCAGAAGTAGGTATACAAAATGGTAGTTTACATATAGGTACACAAATTACAACCCAAGCGCAAAACGTTACAACAAAAAATAATCACAGAAAGTCCTTAGACAAAGGTGAAAAGCAAGAAGAACAACATAATAAACACAATATAACAAATATATCACAATctgataaaaatgataaaaggtTTATACATACCAATGGAAGTACAGTCACTCACAATGATATACAATTCATTGAGAGGGTCGG ATCTGTGAATGATTTTGATGCAAATGAAATAGAGAAGGACAAATTTGTGAAGGGTGGGAACTGTGGTCACACTACAATGAAATCTCAGAGTAATGGTTCTGTAACAGGCAAGtggaataatataaaagaaagtCGAGAATCATCGTCCACCGTTAATACTCAACGTGAACGTAAAACTCGTCAAGTTAAAGCCTCGGTTGATAATATAAGTGAACAACAAAAACAGCAAGATGATTATTGTCAAAG GTTACTGGTGTGTCGCAGGCTTGAGGCTGACATAAAACGCTTGAAGTCAGACTTACAATCCAGTCGACAAGTGGAACAAGAACTTCGTTCTCAGATAAATACTCTACAAAATGGGGAACGTCAAACTAAGGGTGATATACAGCAACTGCAACATGATAATGATCAATTGCAAAGCAA GTTACATGGATTAGTAACAGCTCGTCAATTAGATAAACAAACTATGTCTTCACTGGAAAAAAGAATCGCAGAAGAACGGAAACAACGAACTTCTTGTGAAGCATCACTAGTTTCCGAGAGACGAGCGCGACGAGCTGCAGAAGAAGCACGTTCTACagttccacctcctcctccaccacttATTAGACAAGAATGCACGGATACGTGTAAAACTCGTAGAACGCAAATGGAGCAAGATCTTAAAAATTTACGGCGAGAACTTAAAACAAAAGATGAAAg GTGCAGTGCACTAGAAAAAGATGTAACAAGATGTAAGGAGAATCACAAAGAATCTGAAATTCTACTTGGAGCACTTAATGCGCTACAAGACAAAACTGCTCATTTAGAAGACAGTTTGAGTGCAGAAACGCGTATAAAACTTGATTTATTTTCTGCACTTGGGGAAGCCAAGCGACAATTAGAAATCAGAGAAA ATGTAATTAGATCTCAAGAAAAGGAAATGGAAACGCTAAAAGCAAAAATAGCCCAAGATTTAGCTGTGATGCCACAAGACACATTTGGTCCTGCACCAACCTGCGCGACATCTAAGCTTCGATTAAATAATGAAGTGCGAGTTGCAGGTACAAAAATACGTTCTAATGAAAGTCCCTGCCCAGGGTGTACAGTGTCGAACTTGGATCCAAATGCGACAGCATATACACCTAAGAATTCCCTAATAGCGTCTACCGAAGCTTAA
- the LOC143153057 gene encoding macoilin isoform X3 translates to MKRRNVECGKLRRPLKRNKLTEGIYGSTLLYLKFLLLWATVILADFILEFRFEFLWPFWLLLRSVYDSCKYQGLAFSVFFICIALTSDMICFFFIPVHWLFFAASTYVWVQYVWHTDKGVCLPTVMLWLLFLYIEAAIRLRDLRHMPFHLDLCRPFAAHCIGYPVVTLGFGFKSYIGYRMRQRKQKDVAKENEFYLQLLQQALPLEQQTTLQQIQQVQSQAHITASLEQHVKTQSNKLCPQYNPSPEKSRGRSNNNSAEVGIQNGSLHIGTQITTQAQNVTTKNNHRKSLDKGEKQEEQHNKHNITNISQSDKNDKRFIHTNGSTVTHNDIQFIERVGSVNDFDANEIEKDKFVKGGNCGHTTMKSQSNGSVTGKWNNIKESRESSSTVNTQRERKTRQVKASVDNISEQQKQQDDYCQRLEADIKRLKSDLQSSRQVEQELRSQINTLQNGERQTKGDIQQLQHDNDQLQSKLHGLVTARQLDKQTMSSLEKRIAEERKQRTSCEASLVSERRARRAAEEARSTVPPPPPPLIRQECTDTCKTRRTQMEQDLKNLRRELKTKDERCSALEKDVTRCKENHKESEILLGALNALQDKTAHLEDSLSAETRIKLDLFSALGEAKRQLEIRENVIRSQEKEMETLKAKIAQDLAVMPQDTFGPAPTCATSKLRLNNEVRVAGTKIRSNESPCPGCTVSNLDPNATAYTPKNSLIASTEA, encoded by the exons atgaagagaagaaatgtcgAGTGCGGTAAGCTTCGGAGGCCCTTGAAACGCAACAAGCTCACCGAGGGAATCTACGGAAG TACATTACTTTATCTAAAATTTCTTCTACTATGGGCCACGGTAATTTTGGCAGACTTCATTTTAGAATTCCGTTTTGAATTTTtgtggccattttggttacttCTCAGAAGTGTTTACGATTCTTGTAAATATCAAGGTTTG GCCTTCtctgtattttttatttgtattgcACTTACATCAGATATGATTTGTTTCTTCTTCATACCAGTACATTGGTTATTTTTTGCTGCTAGCACCTATGTTTGGGTACAATATGTTTGGCATACAG ACAAAGGTGTGTGCCTACCAACTGTGATGCTATGGTTATTATTTCTATACATAGAAGCAGCAATTCGGTTAAGAGATTTAAGGCATATGCCTTTTCACTTGGACCTCTGTCGACCATTTGCAGCACATTG CATTGGTTATCCTGTAGTTACATTAGGTTTTGGTTTCAAAAGCTACATAGGCTACAGAATGAGACAG AGAAAACAAAAAGACGTAGCAAAAGAAAATGAATTCTATCTACAATTATTGCAGCAAGCACTGCCTCTAGAACAACAAACTACACTGCAACAGATTCAGCAAGTTCAATCACAAGCCCATATTACTGCATCGTTAGAGCAACATGTTAAAACACAATCTAATAAATTATGTCCACAGTACAATCCAAGTCCTGAAAAAAGCAGAGgta gAAGCAATAATAACTCTGCAGAAGTAGGTATACAAAATGGTAGTTTACATATAGGTACACAAATTACAACCCAAGCGCAAAACGTTACAACAAAAAATAATCACAGAAAGTCCTTAGACAAAGGTGAAAAGCAAGAAGAACAACATAATAAACACAATATAACAAATATATCACAATctgataaaaatgataaaaggtTTATACATACCAATGGAAGTACAGTCACTCACAATGATATACAATTCATTGAGAGGGTCGG ATCTGTGAATGATTTTGATGCAAATGAAATAGAGAAGGACAAATTTGTGAAGGGTGGGAACTGTGGTCACACTACAATGAAATCTCAGAGTAATGGTTCTGTAACAGGCAAGtggaataatataaaagaaagtCGAGAATCATCGTCCACCGTTAATACTCAACGTGAACGTAAAACTCGTCAAGTTAAAGCCTCGGTTGATAATATAAGTGAACAACAAAAACAGCAAGATGATTATTGTCAAAG GCTTGAGGCTGACATAAAACGCTTGAAGTCAGACTTACAATCCAGTCGACAAGTGGAACAAGAACTTCGTTCTCAGATAAATACTCTACAAAATGGGGAACGTCAAACTAAGGGTGATATACAGCAACTGCAACATGATAATGATCAATTGCAAAGCAA GTTACATGGATTAGTAACAGCTCGTCAATTAGATAAACAAACTATGTCTTCACTGGAAAAAAGAATCGCAGAAGAACGGAAACAACGAACTTCTTGTGAAGCATCACTAGTTTCCGAGAGACGAGCGCGACGAGCTGCAGAAGAAGCACGTTCTACagttccacctcctcctccaccacttATTAGACAAGAATGCACGGATACGTGTAAAACTCGTAGAACGCAAATGGAGCAAGATCTTAAAAATTTACGGCGAGAACTTAAAACAAAAGATGAAAg GTGCAGTGCACTAGAAAAAGATGTAACAAGATGTAAGGAGAATCACAAAGAATCTGAAATTCTACTTGGAGCACTTAATGCGCTACAAGACAAAACTGCTCATTTAGAAGACAGTTTGAGTGCAGAAACGCGTATAAAACTTGATTTATTTTCTGCACTTGGGGAAGCCAAGCGACAATTAGAAATCAGAGAAA ATGTAATTAGATCTCAAGAAAAGGAAATGGAAACGCTAAAAGCAAAAATAGCCCAAGATTTAGCTGTGATGCCACAAGACACATTTGGTCCTGCACCAACCTGCGCGACATCTAAGCTTCGATTAAATAATGAAGTGCGAGTTGCAGGTACAAAAATACGTTCTAATGAAAGTCCCTGCCCAGGGTGTACAGTGTCGAACTTGGATCCAAATGCGACAGCATATACACCTAAGAATTCCCTAATAGCGTCTACCGAAGCTTAA
- the LOC143153057 gene encoding macoilin isoform X1 — MKRRNVECGKLRRPLKRNKLTEGIYGSTLLYLKFLLLWATVILADFILEFRFEFLWPFWLLLRSVYDSCKYQGLAFSVFFICIALTSDMICFFFIPVHWLFFAASTYVWVQYVWHTDKGVCLPTVMLWLLFLYIEAAIRLRDLRHMPFHLDLCRPFAAHCIGYPVVTLGFGFKSYIGYRMRQRKQKDVAKENEFYLQLLQQALPLEQQTTLQQIQQVQSQAHITASLEQHVKTQSNKLCPQYNPSPEKSRGRSNNNSAEVGIQNGSLHIGTQITTQAQNVTTKNNHRKSLDKGEKQEEQHNKHNITNISQSDKNDKRFIHTNGSTVTHNDIQFIERVGSVNDFDANEIEKDKFVKGGNCGHTTMKSQSNGSVTGKWNNIKESRESSSTVNTQRERKTRQVKASVDNISEQQKQQDDYCQRLLVCRRLEADIKRLKSDLQSSRQVEQELRSQINTLQNGERQTKGDIQQLQHDNDQLQSKLHGLVTARQLDKQTMSSLEKRIAEERKQRTSCEASLVSERRARRAAEEARSTVPPPPPPLIRQECTDTCKTRRTQMEQDLKNLRRELKTKDERCSALEKDVTRCKENHKESEILLGALNALQDKTAHLEDSLSAETRIKLDLFSALGEAKRQLEIRENVIRSQEKEMETLKAKIAQDLAVMPQDTFGPAPTCATSKLRLNNEVRVAGTKIRSNESPCPGCTVSNLDPNATAYTPKNSLIASTEA; from the exons atgaagagaagaaatgtcgAGTGCGGTAAGCTTCGGAGGCCCTTGAAACGCAACAAGCTCACCGAGGGAATCTACGGAAG TACATTACTTTATCTAAAATTTCTTCTACTATGGGCCACGGTAATTTTGGCAGACTTCATTTTAGAATTCCGTTTTGAATTTTtgtggccattttggttacttCTCAGAAGTGTTTACGATTCTTGTAAATATCAAGGTTTG GCCTTCtctgtattttttatttgtattgcACTTACATCAGATATGATTTGTTTCTTCTTCATACCAGTACATTGGTTATTTTTTGCTGCTAGCACCTATGTTTGGGTACAATATGTTTGGCATACAG ACAAAGGTGTGTGCCTACCAACTGTGATGCTATGGTTATTATTTCTATACATAGAAGCAGCAATTCGGTTAAGAGATTTAAGGCATATGCCTTTTCACTTGGACCTCTGTCGACCATTTGCAGCACATTG CATTGGTTATCCTGTAGTTACATTAGGTTTTGGTTTCAAAAGCTACATAGGCTACAGAATGAGACAG AGAAAACAAAAAGACGTAGCAAAAGAAAATGAATTCTATCTACAATTATTGCAGCAAGCACTGCCTCTAGAACAACAAACTACACTGCAACAGATTCAGCAAGTTCAATCACAAGCCCATATTACTGCATCGTTAGAGCAACATGTTAAAACACAATCTAATAAATTATGTCCACAGTACAATCCAAGTCCTGAAAAAAGCAGAGgta gAAGCAATAATAACTCTGCAGAAGTAGGTATACAAAATGGTAGTTTACATATAGGTACACAAATTACAACCCAAGCGCAAAACGTTACAACAAAAAATAATCACAGAAAGTCCTTAGACAAAGGTGAAAAGCAAGAAGAACAACATAATAAACACAATATAACAAATATATCACAATctgataaaaatgataaaaggtTTATACATACCAATGGAAGTACAGTCACTCACAATGATATACAATTCATTGAGAGGGTCGG ATCTGTGAATGATTTTGATGCAAATGAAATAGAGAAGGACAAATTTGTGAAGGGTGGGAACTGTGGTCACACTACAATGAAATCTCAGAGTAATGGTTCTGTAACAGGCAAGtggaataatataaaagaaagtCGAGAATCATCGTCCACCGTTAATACTCAACGTGAACGTAAAACTCGTCAAGTTAAAGCCTCGGTTGATAATATAAGTGAACAACAAAAACAGCAAGATGATTATTGTCAAAG GTTACTGGTGTGTCGCAGGCTTGAGGCTGACATAAAACGCTTGAAGTCAGACTTACAATCCAGTCGACAAGTGGAACAAGAACTTCGTTCTCAGATAAATACTCTACAAAATGGGGAACGTCAAACTAAGGGTGATATACAGCAACTGCAACATGATAATGATCAATTGCAAAGCAA GTTACATGGATTAGTAACAGCTCGTCAATTAGATAAACAAACTATGTCTTCACTGGAAAAAAGAATCGCAGAAGAACGGAAACAACGAACTTCTTGTGAAGCATCACTAGTTTCCGAGAGACGAGCGCGACGAGCTGCAGAAGAAGCACGTTCTACagttccacctcctcctccaccacttATTAGACAAGAATGCACGGATACGTGTAAAACTCGTAGAACGCAAATGGAGCAAGATCTTAAAAATTTACGGCGAGAACTTAAAACAAAAGATGAAAg GTGCAGTGCACTAGAAAAAGATGTAACAAGATGTAAGGAGAATCACAAAGAATCTGAAATTCTACTTGGAGCACTTAATGCGCTACAAGACAAAACTGCTCATTTAGAAGACAGTTTGAGTGCAGAAACGCGTATAAAACTTGATTTATTTTCTGCACTTGGGGAAGCCAAGCGACAATTAGAAATCAGAGAAA ATGTAATTAGATCTCAAGAAAAGGAAATGGAAACGCTAAAAGCAAAAATAGCCCAAGATTTAGCTGTGATGCCACAAGACACATTTGGTCCTGCACCAACCTGCGCGACATCTAAGCTTCGATTAAATAATGAAGTGCGAGTTGCAGGTACAAAAATACGTTCTAATGAAAGTCCCTGCCCAGGGTGTACAGTGTCGAACTTGGATCCAAATGCGACAGCATATACACCTAAGAATTCCCTAATAGCGTCTACCGAAGCTTAA
- the LOC143153057 gene encoding macoilin isoform X4: MKRRNVECGKLRRPLKRNKLTEGIYGSTLLYLKFLLLWATVILADFILEFRFEFLWPFWLLLRSVYDSCKYQGLAFSVFFICIALTSDMICFFFIPVHWLFFAASTYVWVQYVWHTDKGVCLPTVMLWLLFLYIEAAIRLRDLRHMPFHLDLCRPFAAHCIGYPVVTLGFGFKSYIGYRMRQQALPLEQQTTLQQIQQVQSQAHITASLEQHVKTQSNKLCPQYNPSPEKSRGRSNNNSAEVGIQNGSLHIGTQITTQAQNVTTKNNHRKSLDKGEKQEEQHNKHNITNISQSDKNDKRFIHTNGSTVTHNDIQFIERVGSVNDFDANEIEKDKFVKGGNCGHTTMKSQSNGSVTGKWNNIKESRESSSTVNTQRERKTRQVKASVDNISEQQKQQDDYCQRLLVCRRLEADIKRLKSDLQSSRQVEQELRSQINTLQNGERQTKGDIQQLQHDNDQLQSKLHGLVTARQLDKQTMSSLEKRIAEERKQRTSCEASLVSERRARRAAEEARSTVPPPPPPLIRQECTDTCKTRRTQMEQDLKNLRRELKTKDERCSALEKDVTRCKENHKESEILLGALNALQDKTAHLEDSLSAETRIKLDLFSALGEAKRQLEIRENVIRSQEKEMETLKAKIAQDLAVMPQDTFGPAPTCATSKLRLNNEVRVAGTKIRSNESPCPGCTVSNLDPNATAYTPKNSLIASTEA; this comes from the exons atgaagagaagaaatgtcgAGTGCGGTAAGCTTCGGAGGCCCTTGAAACGCAACAAGCTCACCGAGGGAATCTACGGAAG TACATTACTTTATCTAAAATTTCTTCTACTATGGGCCACGGTAATTTTGGCAGACTTCATTTTAGAATTCCGTTTTGAATTTTtgtggccattttggttacttCTCAGAAGTGTTTACGATTCTTGTAAATATCAAGGTTTG GCCTTCtctgtattttttatttgtattgcACTTACATCAGATATGATTTGTTTCTTCTTCATACCAGTACATTGGTTATTTTTTGCTGCTAGCACCTATGTTTGGGTACAATATGTTTGGCATACAG ACAAAGGTGTGTGCCTACCAACTGTGATGCTATGGTTATTATTTCTATACATAGAAGCAGCAATTCGGTTAAGAGATTTAAGGCATATGCCTTTTCACTTGGACCTCTGTCGACCATTTGCAGCACATTG CATTGGTTATCCTGTAGTTACATTAGGTTTTGGTTTCAAAAGCTACATAGGCTACAGAATGAGACAG CAAGCACTGCCTCTAGAACAACAAACTACACTGCAACAGATTCAGCAAGTTCAATCACAAGCCCATATTACTGCATCGTTAGAGCAACATGTTAAAACACAATCTAATAAATTATGTCCACAGTACAATCCAAGTCCTGAAAAAAGCAGAGgta gAAGCAATAATAACTCTGCAGAAGTAGGTATACAAAATGGTAGTTTACATATAGGTACACAAATTACAACCCAAGCGCAAAACGTTACAACAAAAAATAATCACAGAAAGTCCTTAGACAAAGGTGAAAAGCAAGAAGAACAACATAATAAACACAATATAACAAATATATCACAATctgataaaaatgataaaaggtTTATACATACCAATGGAAGTACAGTCACTCACAATGATATACAATTCATTGAGAGGGTCGG ATCTGTGAATGATTTTGATGCAAATGAAATAGAGAAGGACAAATTTGTGAAGGGTGGGAACTGTGGTCACACTACAATGAAATCTCAGAGTAATGGTTCTGTAACAGGCAAGtggaataatataaaagaaagtCGAGAATCATCGTCCACCGTTAATACTCAACGTGAACGTAAAACTCGTCAAGTTAAAGCCTCGGTTGATAATATAAGTGAACAACAAAAACAGCAAGATGATTATTGTCAAAG GTTACTGGTGTGTCGCAGGCTTGAGGCTGACATAAAACGCTTGAAGTCAGACTTACAATCCAGTCGACAAGTGGAACAAGAACTTCGTTCTCAGATAAATACTCTACAAAATGGGGAACGTCAAACTAAGGGTGATATACAGCAACTGCAACATGATAATGATCAATTGCAAAGCAA GTTACATGGATTAGTAACAGCTCGTCAATTAGATAAACAAACTATGTCTTCACTGGAAAAAAGAATCGCAGAAGAACGGAAACAACGAACTTCTTGTGAAGCATCACTAGTTTCCGAGAGACGAGCGCGACGAGCTGCAGAAGAAGCACGTTCTACagttccacctcctcctccaccacttATTAGACAAGAATGCACGGATACGTGTAAAACTCGTAGAACGCAAATGGAGCAAGATCTTAAAAATTTACGGCGAGAACTTAAAACAAAAGATGAAAg GTGCAGTGCACTAGAAAAAGATGTAACAAGATGTAAGGAGAATCACAAAGAATCTGAAATTCTACTTGGAGCACTTAATGCGCTACAAGACAAAACTGCTCATTTAGAAGACAGTTTGAGTGCAGAAACGCGTATAAAACTTGATTTATTTTCTGCACTTGGGGAAGCCAAGCGACAATTAGAAATCAGAGAAA ATGTAATTAGATCTCAAGAAAAGGAAATGGAAACGCTAAAAGCAAAAATAGCCCAAGATTTAGCTGTGATGCCACAAGACACATTTGGTCCTGCACCAACCTGCGCGACATCTAAGCTTCGATTAAATAATGAAGTGCGAGTTGCAGGTACAAAAATACGTTCTAATGAAAGTCCCTGCCCAGGGTGTACAGTGTCGAACTTGGATCCAAATGCGACAGCATATACACCTAAGAATTCCCTAATAGCGTCTACCGAAGCTTAA
- the Dcps gene encoding decapping enzyme, scavenger: MSSKMAEVPLSNDGDECSPAKKIKIEAENAVENVNDVHETEINLSTFEITRILQNNCLKKQVCVEGIFKGHEGSSVILFEKQNFSDDIPSLKKELFNTDTILQKRYSNDIYGNYDCFPNKEYSGINVMVIHPATPKHIEKFKRKELYIVDETYELYKKITLPYIESNSLSLQWVYNILEQKAEQKKIVYEDRDENIGFVLVNDLKWDGIPNTLKLIALPFQKIRSIRELNASHIPLLKNIRDAGTAEIAKKFDVPASRLRIYLHYQPSYYYLHVHFAYLMFETAGIYVEKAHLLSMVIRNLELMPDYYTKAVLSYVVATADPLCIKFQEEGILPKIKSESNEV, from the exons ATGTCATCAAAGATGGCGGAAGTACCTTTAAGTAACGATGGGGATGAATGTTCTCCGgcaaaaaaaatcaaaatagaaGCAGAAAATGCAGTTGAAAATGTTAACGACGtacatgaaacagaaattaatttgtccACATTTGAGATAACAAGAATATTGCAAAACAATTGCTTGAAAAAGCAAGTATGCGTTGAAGGTATCTTTAAGGGACATGAAGGTTCGAgtgttattttatttgaaaagcaGAATTTCTCAGATGATATACCATCTTTGAAAAAAGAACTTTTTAATACAGACACAATATTACAAAAACGTTATAGTAATGATATTTATGGGAATTATGATTGTTTTCCAAACAAAGAGTACAGTG GTATAAATGTAATGGTAATACATCCAGCAACACCAAAACATATTGAAAAGTTTAAAAGAAAGGAACTTTATATCGTAGATGAAACCTACGaactttataaaaaaattactcTTCCATACATAGAATCAAATAGCTTATCCTTACAG TGGGTATATAACATTTTGGAACAAAAAGCAGAACAGAAAAAGATAGTATATGAAGATAGAGACGAAAATATTGGATTTGTATTAGTAAATGATTTAAAATGGGACGGCATACCAAACACATTAAAATTAATAGCACTTCCTTTCCAAAAAATTCGATCAATAAGAGAGTTAAATGCATCTCATATTccacttttaaaaaatataagggatgctggaacagcagaaattgcTAAAAAATTTGATGTACCTGCTTCCCGGcttagaatatatttgcattacCAACCATCCTATTACTATCTTCATGTACATTTTGCATATCTCATGTTCGAAACTGCAG GTATATATGTGGAAAAAGCACACCTTTTGTCTATGGTTATAAGAAATCTTGAATTAATGCCTGACTATTATACAAAAGCTGTGCTTTCGTATGTGGTTGCAACAGCAGATCCATTGTGCATTAAATTTCAAGAAGAAGGAATTTTGCCTAAAATAAAGTCTGAATCTAATGAAGTTTAA